TCGTCGACGGCGTCGATCCGGGCCAGGTGCGCCTCGGTCACCTCGACGGCGGTCAGCTCGCCGGAGGCGATCTTCCCGGCGATCTCCGACGCGGTGAGCTTGATGATGGTGCTGGTGTCCGTCATGGGTGTTAGTCCTCCCCCAGGATCTGCGGCACCTTGAAACGCTGCTGCTCCTGGGCCGGGGCGCCGGAGAGCGCCTGCGCGGGTGTGAGCGACGGACGGACCTCGTCCGCCCGCATGACGTTGGTCAGCGGCAGCGGGTGGGAGGTCGGCGGTACGTCTTGGTCGGCGACCTCGGAGACGCGGGCGACCGCGCCGATGATGTCGTCGAGCTGACCGGCGAAGTGCTCGAGCTCTTCGGCCTTCAGCTCCAGACGCGCCAGCCGGGCGAGGTGGGCGACCTCCTCGCGCGTGATGCCAGGCATGCAGCGATCCTCAGGGTTCGGTGTGTGGTTTGGACCCAATCCTATGGGGTCGCCCGTCACCCCTGTGGCCACCGGTCGCACCGGAGGGGTTCCGCCCGCCTTCCGTACTCCTCAGGCGGTCGCGGGACCGGACACCGCCCGGCCGGCCGGCCGCGGCTGCGGCTCCGTCCCGGGCTGCTGCGCCGCCGCCGCCCGCAGCTCGGCCGGGCGCCGCCAGCCGTGCTCGCCGCGCGCCCGCAGCCAGGCGGTCATCTCCTGCGGCGGCATCGCGGCGGCGACCAGCCAGCCCTGCACCGCGTCGCAGCGCAGATCACGCAGCCGCTCCCAGGTCTCGTCGTCCTCCACGCCCTCGGCGACGACCAGCAGGCCGAGGGAGTGGGCCAGGTCGATGGTGCAGCGGACGATCTCGGCGTCCTCGTTGTCGACGGCCAGCCGGGCCACGAACGACCGGTCGATCTTCAGCTCGCTGACGGGCAGCCGGCGCAGGTGCACGAGCGAGGAGTACCCGGTGCCGAAGTCGTCCAGGGACATCCTGACGCCGTGCGCGGTCAGCCCGGCCAGGGTGTCGGCGGCCCGCTGCGGGTCCTCCAGCAGCACGTGCTCGGTGATCTCCAGCTGGAGCGCGCCCGGCGGGACCCCGTGCCGGGCCAGCCGGGCGGCGACGCTGCCCGCGAACCCGGGGGTGTGGACGTCGCGCGGGGAGACGTTGACGGCGACGGGGACGAGCAGCCCCTGGGACCGCCACCGGGCGACCTGGGCCAGCGCGGTCTCCAGGACGTATTCGGTGAGGTGCGGCATCAGGCCGGAGGACTCGGCGATCGCGATGAACTCGTCCGGGGGGACCCGGCCGCGTTCGGGGTGCACCCAGCGGACGAGCGCTTCGAGACCGGCGACCTGCCCGTCGAAGCGGACCTTCGGCTGGTAGTGGAGCTCGACCTCCCCGGCGTCCAGGGCGCGGCGCAGGTCGCCCAGCAGGCCCAGCCGGTCGGGGGTGTTGCTGTCCCGTTTGGACTCGTACACCTCGACGCCGGTGCGGTCGCGCTTGGCCTGGTACATGGCGACGTCGGCACGCCGCAGCAGTCCTTCGGCGTCGAGTGCGTGGTCGGGGTGGACGGCGACCCCGGCGCTGGCCTCCAGCACCAGGGTCAGCCCGTCGAGGCCGAGGGGTGAGGAGAGTTCGGCGACCAGGTGGCGGGCGACGCGCTGGGCGCTGGTGGTGGAGCCGACGGCCGGCAGGAGTACGGCGAACTCGTCACCGCCGAGCCGCGCGGCCTCCGCACCGCGCGGCAGGGCGAGACGGAGCCGTTCGGCTATCTGGAGGAGCAGCCGGTCGCCCGCGAGGTGGCCGAGGGTGTCGTTGACGGCGCGGAAGCGGTCGAGGTCGATCAGGACGAGCGCCGCCCGGGTGCCGGTGTCCTCGGCCTCCTCCAGCGCCGTCCAGGTGCGTTCCAGCAGCCACTGCCGGTTGGGCAGGCCGGTCAGCGGGTCCCGCAGCTGCTCCTCGGCGCGGGCGCGGGCGATCCAGAGGGTGGAGTCCAGGGCTATCAGGGGTACGGCGAAGAGCGGCAGCAGGACGGGCATGGCCCAGGCCACGACACAGATCAGCGGCGCGATCCCGACGAGCGCGACGGCGACGAGGCCCTGGCGCAGTACGGCGGTACGGGCGACGGGCGGCAGCCCGCCGGTCTGGGCGGCGCGGACGTACCAGAGGAGGCCGCGGGTGACGATCAGGTAGGCGCCGGCCGCGAGGAGCACCTCCGGTACGGCTTCGACGCCCCACAGGAGCGGCTGCCAGGGTCTTTCCACGGTGGCGCTCTCGCCGAAGGCTGCGAGGACGAGCGCGGCGGTCCCGATGCCGAGTATGTCGGCCGCTCCGTGCAGCAGCCCCTGCCACCAGCGGTGCCGCCGGGCGGTGCCGACGAGGACCACCACCACGAGGCTGACCAGTCCGGCCGGCACCCAGCCGTACAGCAGCAGCACCGCGAGGGTCAGTGCGGCGCCGGAACCGGTGCCGCCCCACCAGCGGTCCCGCCCGAGGGCGACCAGGTGGCCGACGACGATGCCGGTGAGCAGGGCGAGCGCCCAGCCGGCGGTACCGTCCGGGAAGAGGGCCCGCCCGTCGCGGACCGTGTGGTGGAAGCCGGCCGCGAGCTGCGCCGCGGCGACCGCGACGACGACGGCTCCCACGGCGGTGACCGCCCCGGCCCGCACCGGAAGCATTCTCTTCGCGAGGCCCGCGAGGCCCGCGAGGCCCGCGACGCCCTGCGGCCGTGTCACCGGTGCGGCGCTCTCGGTCGGTTCCATTCCGTCCCTCTCACAGCCGGCGGTGCCGATGTCCCGCGGCGGCCCCGCTCCCATGCCACCGCGGCCCGAATCCCACCACGCGGCCGGGCACGGCAGGTACACGCTCAACACTAGGCCGCCAAAGGCTTCCAGGGGCAGCGCTCCGCAGGTCTTGCCCGAATGCGGACAGGGCGGCCGCCCCTGTGCGGCGGGGGCGGTGCGCGGGGGCGCGGCGGTCACCGGACGGGCGGGCGGGCGGATGCCGTACGGGTGATGCGGCGGGCGTCGGACGTGCGGCGCCCGCCTACCGGTCCTTCCCCGCCCGGCGGCGCCCACGCGCGGCCGGGGTCTCGATCGGGCCTCGATCAGGTGTCGTCGGCCCTCGCCGTACACGGGCGGCCGGGCGCCGGCGGCCAGGCGTCCCCGGTCAGGCGCCGGCAGGCGAGCTCCGGCGGGCGGGCTCCGACAGCCGGACATCGGCAGCCGGGCGCCGACGGGCGGACGCCGGCGGCCAGGCGTCCCCGGTCGGCGCCCCCGGGCGGGCGCGGTCCCGGGTCAGGCCTCCGCGGGCACCGCGGCCTCGCGGGCCGCGTCGGGGCCTCGGGTGAGGAGCACCGCGAAGCCCTCCTCGTCGAGGACCGGCACCTTCAGCTGCACCGCCTTGTCGTGTTTGGAACCGGGGTTCTCGCCGACGACCACGAACGACGTCTTCTTGGAGACGGAGCCGGTGACCTTCGCCCCCTGGCTCTGCAGGGCTTCCTTCGCACCGTCCCGGGTGTGGGTGGTCAGGGTGCCGGTGACGACGACGGTGAGCCCTTCGAGCGGCCGGGGGCCCTCCTCCTCACCGGCCCCCTCGTCCTCCGTGCGGACCCCGGCCTCGCGCCATTTGCGCAGGATCTCGCGGTGCCAGGGTTCGGCGAACCACTGCTTGACCGAGGCGGCGATGATCGGGCCGACGCCGTCGGCGGCGGCCAGTTCCTCCTCGGACGCCTGGTCGATCCGTTCGAAGGACCGGAACTGCCGGGCCAGTTCCGCCGCGGCGACCGGTCCCACATGGCGGATGGAGAGTCCGGTGAGGATGCGGGCGAGCGGGGCCTGTTTGGCGGCCTCGATGCCTTCCAGCATGGCCAGGGCGTTCTTCTTGGGCTCGCCCTGCTGGTTGGCGAAGACGGTCGCGGTCTTCTCCTCGCCGGTCTTCGGGTCGCGCTTGGGCAGCCCGCTGTCCGGGTCCAGGACGTAGGCCCGGATCGGCAGCAGCTGGTCCACCGTCAGGGAGAAGAGGTCCCCCTCGTCCGTCAGGGGCGGCTCGGCGGGTTCCAGCGGCTTGGTGAGGGCGGCGGCGACGACATAGCCGAAGTGGTCGATGTCCAGGCACTTGCGGCCCGCGAGGTAGGCCAGCCGCTCCCGCAACTGGGCGGGGCAGGAGCGGGCGTTGGGGCAGCGGAGGTCGATGTCGCCCTCCTTCATGGGGCGCAGAGCGGTCCCGCACTCGGGGCACTCGGCGGGCATGACGAACTCGTGTTCGCTGCCGTCGCGGAGGTCGACGACCGGGCCGAGGATCTCCGGGATGACGTCCCCGGCCTTGCGGAGCACCACCGTGTCGCCGATGAGGACGCCCTTGGCCTTCACGACGTTCTGGTTGTGGAGGGTGGCGAACTCGACCTCGGAGCCCGCCACCTTGACCGGTTCGACCTGGGCGTAGGGGGTGACCCTGCCGGTGCGTCCGACACCGACGCGGATGTTCACCAGCTTGGTGTTGACCTCCTCGGGGGCGTACTTCCAGGCGATCGCCCAGCGCGGGGCGCGGGAGGTCGCGCCGAGGCGGCCCTGGAGCGGGATCTCGTCGAGTTTGACGACGACTCCGTCGATCTCGTGTTCGACGGAGTGGCGGTTCTCACCGAAGTACCGGATGAACTCGCGTACGCCGTCGAGGGAGTCGACCACCTTGTTGTGCCGGGCGGTGGGCAGGCCCCAGTCGCGCAGCAGGTCGTAGGTCTGGGAGAGGCGGTCGATGTCCAGGCCCCGGCGGGCGCCGATGCCGTGCACCACCATGTGCAGGGGCCGGGTGGCGGTGATCTTCGGGTCCTTCTGGCGCAGCGAGCCGGCCGCCGCGTTGCGCGGGTTGGCGAAGGGTTTGTCACCGGCTTCCACCAGGCGCGCGTTGAG
This DNA window, taken from Streptomyces nitrosporeus, encodes the following:
- the gatC gene encoding Asp-tRNA(Asn)/Glu-tRNA(Gln) amidotransferase subunit GatC, with protein sequence MPGITREEVAHLARLARLELKAEELEHFAGQLDDIIGAVARVSEVADQDVPPTSHPLPLTNVMRADEVRPSLTPAQALSGAPAQEQQRFKVPQILGED
- a CDS encoding putative bifunctional diguanylate cyclase/phosphodiesterase; translation: MEPTESAAPVTRPQGVAGLAGLAGLAKRMLPVRAGAVTAVGAVVVAVAAAQLAAGFHHTVRDGRALFPDGTAGWALALLTGIVVGHLVALGRDRWWGGTGSGAALTLAVLLLYGWVPAGLVSLVVVVLVGTARRHRWWQGLLHGAADILGIGTAALVLAAFGESATVERPWQPLLWGVEAVPEVLLAAGAYLIVTRGLLWYVRAAQTGGLPPVARTAVLRQGLVAVALVGIAPLICVVAWAMPVLLPLFAVPLIALDSTLWIARARAEEQLRDPLTGLPNRQWLLERTWTALEEAEDTGTRAALVLIDLDRFRAVNDTLGHLAGDRLLLQIAERLRLALPRGAEAARLGGDEFAVLLPAVGSTTSAQRVARHLVAELSSPLGLDGLTLVLEASAGVAVHPDHALDAEGLLRRADVAMYQAKRDRTGVEVYESKRDSNTPDRLGLLGDLRRALDAGEVELHYQPKVRFDGQVAGLEALVRWVHPERGRVPPDEFIAIAESSGLMPHLTEYVLETALAQVARWRSQGLLVPVAVNVSPRDVHTPGFAGSVAARLARHGVPPGALQLEITEHVLLEDPQRAADTLAGLTAHGVRMSLDDFGTGYSSLVHLRRLPVSELKIDRSFVARLAVDNEDAEIVRCTIDLAHSLGLLVVAEGVEDDETWERLRDLRCDAVQGWLVAAAMPPQEMTAWLRARGEHGWRRPAELRAAAAQQPGTEPQPRPAGRAVSGPATA
- the ligA gene encoding NAD-dependent DNA ligase LigA; the protein is MAGEQQAQQLTKAPAQARERHALLSEQIEEHRFRYYVKDQPVVSDAEFDRLMRELEGVEDEYPELRTPDSPTQKVAGPYTTEFTSVEHHERMLSLDNAFDDAELAAWADRVAKDVGRPGYHFLCELKVDGLAVNLTYEHGRLTRAATRGDGRTGEDITPNVRTIAEIPHHLQGEHLPELVEIRGEVYFPMEAFEGLNARLVEAGDKPFANPRNAAAGSLRQKDPKITATRPLHMVVHGIGARRGLDIDRLSQTYDLLRDWGLPTARHNKVVDSLDGVREFIRYFGENRHSVEHEIDGVVVKLDEIPLQGRLGATSRAPRWAIAWKYAPEEVNTKLVNIRVGVGRTGRVTPYAQVEPVKVAGSEVEFATLHNQNVVKAKGVLIGDTVVLRKAGDVIPEILGPVVDLRDGSEHEFVMPAECPECGTALRPMKEGDIDLRCPNARSCPAQLRERLAYLAGRKCLDIDHFGYVVAAALTKPLEPAEPPLTDEGDLFSLTVDQLLPIRAYVLDPDSGLPKRDPKTGEEKTATVFANQQGEPKKNALAMLEGIEAAKQAPLARILTGLSIRHVGPVAAAELARQFRSFERIDQASEEELAAADGVGPIIAASVKQWFAEPWHREILRKWREAGVRTEDEGAGEEEGPRPLEGLTVVVTGTLTTHTRDGAKEALQSQGAKVTGSVSKKTSFVVVGENPGSKHDKAVQLKVPVLDEEGFAVLLTRGPDAAREAAVPAEA